CTTATGAAAATGTGGGAACATTACCCGAAGCTTTGGAAAGGATTAATTGATTTTGGAATACTGATGAAATACAGGACATTAGATATCAGCAAACTTCCAGACAAGATTGTGCTGCCGTCCTCAACCGTTCTTTTTGTCGATGCAAAGGAGAATCGTGGCAGAGCCCTGCTGATCAGAGGGGGAGTGACACAAAAGAGGCTTCTTTCTTTTTGGCAGCATGCTGTTGAAACGGTGAAGCCGGACTATATCATTGATATTGGCGTAAACTACGGCGAATGTATTTTCTCAGTGATTTATCCGAAACATACAAAGATATATGGGATTGAAGCAAACAGAAACCTGCTTACATATATCAGCCAATCTCGGGATGCTCATCCGAATCATTCACAAATCAGGATAGTTCATGCTTTTGCTTCTGATTCAGACGGAGAAGATAAACTCTTTTTTATAGATAATCATTGGTCAGGCACATCTTCAGCCTCCTATATGCCTGCGCATCAAATGGTAGACGAGGTCTCAATCAAGACAATAACAGTTGATTCATTATTTAAAAATGGCATGGAAAATGGAACGGTTCTTTTTAAAGTTGATGTGGAAGGATATGAGGCTTTCGTTTTAAAGGGAATGAAGCAAATATTTGAAAACAGCCGTTCAGTTCTTGGTTTTATTGAATTCAACAGTGAGTATTTTGAAAAGTCAGGAGTAGATCCGAATCACTTTTTCGAGTATCTGAATCAGTATTTTACCATTTATATTTATAAAGAGAATGACGATATTGTAAAAGTAAAATCACTCAAAATAGAAAAACTCCATGAAATGTTCGGATCTCATTATGTTCATACAGATCTTATCTTAGCGACAGATGAAGAAATGGCAGATTCATTAACAGGGATTGAAAAGAGCTGATGCATACAGCTTTTTTTTTTGAGATTTTTGTATTCTTATTAAAAACAATCTATGCAAAAACAGTCATTGTTCAAAAGAACGAGAAGGTATTTACGTTTTTATTTAGAAATAATAAGATATATATTTTTTTCGAGTGATAAGAGAGTATAAAATTTTGCGCATTGATGTCTGCCTCAACGCACAACTTTTCGGACAGAACTAATGCGTCAAAAAAGTCTAATCCGGACTTTTCTGCCAGATTCTTATCTGCCATGCCTTTAGCTGTACAGGCGCTTGCGCATTTCTTATCATGTACGGGGCAATCACACTATTCTTGGGTCACTAACTAAAGAAAGAAGGTAAAGAGATGAAAGGGGACTTCTTTTCAAATTACGAAAAGTATATTATTTTGCCGCTCGAAGTACAAAATGCTAATAAGGAATTTAATCCAGGCGAGTATCAATCGCATTTTATTCTTACACTGTCCCTTTATGATTCGCTCATCTCAAATTGGAGTGAAGCATGCAAATTTGAGATTGAAATAGGAATGGGCCTTGAAAAGGTTCTTGAAGATTTTAACCGTAAACATGGGGATAGTTATCATCTGCAAGTTCTCGAACTGGATCATGAAAAGCCATATTTTGTTTTGGCTTTCTCAAGTAAAGCCAAAATTGCGAGTGAAGAAGCCGAAGACCGGATTTCCTATGTGTTAGAGATCCTGCTTTCAAATCACTTTTAT
The window above is part of the Metabacillus dongyingensis genome. Proteins encoded here:
- a CDS encoding FkbM family methyltransferase produces the protein MINKAAVRKPFLMKMWEHYPKLWKGLIDFGILMKYRTLDISKLPDKIVLPSSTVLFVDAKENRGRALLIRGGVTQKRLLSFWQHAVETVKPDYIIDIGVNYGECIFSVIYPKHTKIYGIEANRNLLTYISQSRDAHPNHSQIRIVHAFASDSDGEDKLFFIDNHWSGTSSASYMPAHQMVDEVSIKTITVDSLFKNGMENGTVLFKVDVEGYEAFVLKGMKQIFENSRSVLGFIEFNSEYFEKSGVDPNHFFEYLNQYFTIYIYKENDDIVKVKSLKIEKLHEMFGSHYVHTDLILATDEEMADSLTGIEKS